The DNA segment GGAAACATGCTGGAAATGATTGATGGCCGCGCCGCGGTCTGTCGTGTGATCGCACGACAGATCAGATGGTTTCAGCCCGAGGTAGTGGCTGTGGTGCATGACTTCGAAGGTGATTACGGCCATTCTAATCACATTGCCAGTCTTATCGGCCTGCTGGAAGCATATGAATTGGCAGCGGATCCTGACGTTGATATCGATGGGCTCGCTCCATGGACGCCCCAGAAAATATATATTCGAGGCGGGCTATGGGATAATCGGGACGGCATAGCATATCAGGGCATCGTTAGTGATGGAGGAATAAATCCTCTCTTTCATGACTATATGGAAGAGCAGAGTATCGATGGATACAGCCCCCGAAACTTTGCGGACTGGGCTCTGAACGAACATGCCTCGCAAGGCAGTCCCGACGTATCCACAGTTTTTCGTTCAGGTGAACGCTTCGACACCCATCACTCCGAATGGTGGACCCTTTATCGTTCAACGGTTGGCACTGATACCGCTTCTACTTTTACAGTAGATGGTGACACAACAAACAGCATTTACGAAAACTGGGCTCGGGGAGATTTCCTCGAAAACATTAACTACTAGTGCTTACGGCCATGCAAGATTAATTCGATCCAGGCGAAATTGATGTACTTCGGTTTGTGTTCTGTGCCTGGTCGATCGTAAAACCAAATAAATTGACTCAATTTGTGAACGGCAGAAATGTGTGTGTGAGCAGGCAAAGGCCTGCTAAAAAGTGGTGCTCAAGAAGGATGCAGAAAAAGATTTGTTTTTGTGAAAGGCAGTGTTATGGAACGGGCATTTAATAAATGGTGTGTGGCGGTTTTAGTTTTATCTGCTTCATCGGTTGCGTTTTCCGCTCCTTCGACCTTGACCCAAATGGTTTCAGACGGTTCAGAGACCATTACGCTTCAGATGACCTTAGAAAGTGTTCGGGGGAGCTATTTCGAGGTATTGGCGCAGAACAGTTCGGGCAATTACGACATTCATACACCTGCGGAAGTGCGTACCTATATTGGTACTGTGGATGAATACCCCGGTGCCATTGCAGCGGGCCTTTTAAAATCTGACGGCAATCTCTGGGCAAGAGTTTATTTTGACAGAGGTTATACCTGGTATACATTGGGAAGCTCCGTGGTCGGTGGATCGGGTGGTGATACTCCGATATTTGTGATGCCAACGCTCAGTACCGTAACTCCGGGACATGCGGGCACAGACACCTATCTCTTCGATCTGGGGATTGATTGTGACTGGCGTTTTTACAGTGGGGTCGGTAACAGCAATGTCGCCACATGCCTGGAACAGGTTGAGTTTTCAACCGTTCAGCTCAAGGCTATCTATCTTAGAGACGCTCTGATTATTCCGGCGCTTGGACGCGTCATTATTCGCGCTTCTCAAGCACACTGTCCATATGACGGTACAAGTGGCACAGCTATCCTTGGCCTCGTTCAAGCGGAATGGAACAATAACCATCATGTCATTCGCGATCTCGTTGCCTGCGTCACTCCAGCAATCGGAGGAGGTGTAGCCTGGGGTGGACAACAAGTGGGTACTGCTTGGGGTTATACCGTCAATGGGATAAATACATGGGATGGCAGTTTTGATGGTGTCATGCGTCATGAGATTGGACACAACTGGGACGTTGATGATTACCATGCCGACAGCCCTGAATACGGCACAATTAATTGCGGCAACGGTTACGGACGTTTTTCCGGTCCCGAGGTCGAAACAATCTTTAATACGCGTGATGCTAGAATGTCGGTTCTTGACAATCAGGGAACGTACAGCACGGTACCTGTCCCTCCTTATGCTGCATTAGACTCTCATGATTGTTATAACCGGGAAGATTATACGTTCGCGCCTTTGTACAACGACTTTGATGCCAATGGGGAAACTATAAGCCTACATTCGTTTGATCCGGTTTCAAAATTTGGCGGCAGTATCACATTATCTGCGGGAACCGGGCCCGACGGCCTTGATGAGCTGATATACAGTCCCCCGCAGACCGCGAGCGGAATCGATCACTTCTATTACACGATCATCGATTCGGCCGGATCGACCGCCACAGGTGTATTTCTCGCTAGACTGCCTGATTTAGAACCGTTTGAACTGTATGTTGCCAACAGCGACTTTGAGGCTGGAGGATGGGCTTCCGAATATGGCACTTCGCCTTCCGGCTGGGTTAGCGATCCTCCACTAAGTGGTGATCGCAGAGGCAACTATGGCGAATCGCTGGATGGCATTGAGGGAATTGTCGCCGCTCTTCAGGATGCTGGCGGCAATTACTACCAGCAGTCACTATTATATGCTGGAAAAGGTCCGATTGACGCAGGGTCAAGTGGCCGCTTTGATATTACGTTTGATTACGGTTACCGCAGAGATGCTACGACGAATGGAGATATCAAATTACGAGTGGGTCTTTGGAACAAGACAACTTCAACTGAACTGGCTGGTTACGACCTTGTGATCGGTGATCCAGGTGTAGGAGCCAATTCCCTTAGCAGAACCACTGTCAATTTGTCTTACGATAATACCGGCCTTAACGGCGACGAACTTGCCCTTAGATTTACGCACACCGGCGATGGCTCCAGAAGCTGGTCTGCAACGGCACTAATCGACAACGTCGACATTGTTATGCCTGGATCGCCGCAATGGCTTGTTGACCCGGTCAAAGAAAGTAACGGCATCGTAAACCAGGCATATTGGTCAACAGTGTCAAATGATGCGGTTGACCCTGAAAAGGACTCATTGACATTTATAAAGGTCTCAGGTCCTTCATGGCTCACAATCGCCTCTAATGGGGCGCTTAGCGGAACACCCGATGCAAGCGATGTTGGTTTGAATGTCTGGACTGTTGAGGTCACAGATGGGACGAATCCGCCAGTGTCCGCAACACTGAAGATTACTGTTGATTATGAGGTCTTTCTTGCAAACAAAGGTTTTGAATATAACACGTGGGACTCCAATTATGGAACTTCTCCACAAGGATGGCTCAGCGATCCCCCGCTTAGCGGAAACCGCGCAGGTAATTACGGTGAAACGATTATTGGCCTCCCTGGAACGGTTGCCGCTCTTCAGGATGCGGGCGCAAATTACTACCAGCAGGCACTTACTAATTCCAGCCAAGGTAACCTTGATGCCGGTACATCCAGCAAATACGCTGTTACATTCGACTATGGTTACCGCAGAGATGTAACGACTAACGGAGATATAGTTTTGAGAGTGGCTCTTTGGGATACGACTGCTTCAACTGAACTGGCTGGTTCTGACCTGATTATTATTGATCCGGGCCCGGGTGCTAATTTCCTCAGCAGGGCAACTGTCAATCTTTCATATGACAACACAGGCCTCGAAGGCCATGGACTTGCGGTACGCTTTACTTACGCAGACAAGGGATACAGAGGCTGGTCAGCGACAGCATTGCTTAACAATGTTACTGTTGGAATTCCTGACTTCACACCGCCCGAAGCCCCCACGGGTCTTTTAACTGTGACAAGCGGCGGAACTGTCAGCCTTGACTGGAATGACAGCAACGCGGATGGCGTGGCCGCTTTCAATATTTATCGCAGTGAGTTGCAGGACGGATTATTTGCAAAAATTGCCGCAGCTCCCGTAAGTTATTATGAAGACAGCGGTCTTATAGAAGGCAAGACATACTTCTATTATGTAACCGCTTTGGATAAATCTTACAACGAATCCGCCGAATCGAACAAGGCCTACGCCAGCCTTCGCACACCAGGTGACCTCGACGGAGACGGACGTGTTGACTTTGCCGACCTCAGTCTATTCGCCGGCAACTGGCTTGCAACCGATTGCTGGTACTGCGATGGCGCCGACCTCGACAGTAACGGGCGGGTAGACTTCGATGATCTGACAATACTGGCCGAAAACTGGCTGAGTGAATAAAGCTTACAAGTAAAGTAAGCTTCTTATACTGCGGGCACCATTCCAAAGGTGAATACTCTATCAGGCCCGGACGCTACCGTTGTGTCCATCGCGCATACGGACACAACAGGAGGATTTTGTGAAAGCGGGCTCGGAGGGACACTCGCGAGAATATGAAATATTAGCGCGAAAGGTAGCGGCCATTGATAAAGAAGGTGGAGAACAGAATCTTGCATCAATGCTTTTTTTATAAGCAATTGGGCAGGTTCAAATTCGGTTAGATATACCTGCAGCAGGTTATATGTGCGCTGTTGCAGGCTAATACAAAGTGATTCATTATCATAGGGGGATGACACATTTGCAGGAGAGACCATTATGAAACACACTATTAATCATAAGTTCGCTATGGTTTTAGTTTTATTAGCTTCGTCTTTTGCGTTTTCCGCACCTGCAACCTTGACCCAAACGGTTTCTGACGGTTCAGAAACCATTACGCTTAGGATGACTTTAGAGAGTGTACGGGGCTCCTATTTTGAGGTCCTGATGCAGAACAGTTCTGGCACTTACGATATTCATACACCTGCCGAAGTGAGTACATACCTGGGCACGGTAGATGAGTACCCCGGTGCAATTGCTGCGGGCCTGTTGAAATCTGACGGCAGTCTCTGGGCAAGAGTTTATTTTGACAGAGGTTATACCTGGTATACATTGGGAAGCTCTAAGGTTGGGGAATCAGGGGCTGATACTCCAATATTTGCGATGCCAACGCTCAGTACTGTGACGCCTGGACATGCGGGCACTGACACCTATCTGTTTGATCTTGGAATTGATTGTGACTGGCGTTTTTACAGTGGTGTCGGAAACAGCAATGTAGCCACGTGTCTTGAACAGGTTGAATTTTCAACCGTGCAGCTCAAGGCTATCTACCTCAGAGACGCCCTCATTATTCCGGAGCTTGGACGTGTAATCATTCGAGCTTCTCAAGCACACTGTCCATATGACGGTACAAGCGGCACCGCGATTCTTGGTCTCGTTCAAACGGAATGGGAAACAAACCATACAGACGCAAATCGCGATCTCGTCGCCTGTGCCACCCCAGATATAGGAGGAGGTGTTGCCTGGGGCGGACAACAAGTGGGTACTTCCCACGGTTATTCCGTCAATGGGATAAATACATGGGATGGGAGTTTTGATGGTGTTATGCGCCATGAGATTGGACACAACTGGGACGTTGATGATTATCATGCCGGCAGCCCTGAATACGGTACAATAAACTGCGGCAATGGCTATTCACGTTTTTCCGGTCCTGAGGTCGAAACAATCCTTAATACGCGTGATGCAAAAATGTCAGTCCTGGACAACCAGGGAACGTATAGTACAATTGCTGTCCCCCCGTATGCTGCATTGGACTCTCACGATTGTTATAAACGGCAAGATTACACCTTCGCGCCACTGCATAATGACTTTGATGCCAACGGAGAAACGATAAGCCTGCTTTCGTTTGATTCGACTTCAAAATTTGGCGGCAGTATTACATTATCTGCCGGCACCGGTCCAGGCGGCATTGATGAGCTGATCTACAGTCCCCCGCAGACCGCGAGCGGAATCGACCATTTCTATTACACGATAATCGATTCGGCCGGATCGACCGCGACAGGCGTGTTTCTCGCTAAACTGCCTGATTTGGAACCGTTTGAACTGTATGTTGCTAACAGCGACTTTGAGGCTGGAGGATGGGCTTCCGAATATGGCACTTCGCCTTCCGGCTGGGTTAGCGATCCTCCTTTGACAGGTTCAGGTGCAGGCAACTATGGACAGACGATGCCGGATTTGACAGGAATTCAGGCCGCATTGCAGGATGTAGGAGGCAATTACTATCAACAGGTAATTGATTATAGCGGTGCCGGAGCAGTTGACGCGGGCACAGAAGATGAATATGCGGTAACTTTTGACTATGGTTATCGAAGAGATGCAACGACCAACGGCGATATCACTTTAAGAGTCGCACTTTGGGATACAACGGCATCGACCGAACTGGTTGGCTACGATTTGGTCATCACAGATCCAGGCGTTGGAATAAATTCATTGAGCACTACGACGATCAACCTAGCCTATGACAATACTGCTCTTAGTGGTCATGAACTGGCTGTCCGCTTTACACACGCTGGAAACGGCACCAGAACCTGGTCTGCGACGGCCTTAATTGATAACGTCAGTATTGTCAGCCCTGGCCAGCCAGGCTGGTACACGGATCCTGTTGTTGAAGTAGGAGCGCTGGACAATACAGCTTACAGCTCTTCATTGGCCGATGATGCTGCTGACCCTGAAAACGACCCATTGACATTTACAAAGGTTACAGGTCCTGCATGGCTGACAGTCGCGTCTAATGGAGACCTTAGCGGAACACCCAGTGCAAGCGATATCGGTTTGAATGTCTGGACGGTTGAGGTTACCGATGGCACCAATCCTCCTGTTCCTGCAGAACTGCATATTACAGTCAGCTACAAGGTGACTGTTTTAAACGGTGGTTTTGAAAGCAATACATGGTATTCAGAACAGGGCACCTCACCTGCAAACTGGATAAGTGATCCCCCGTTGAGCGGTTCAGTCTCTGGCAATTATGGCCAGAGCATGCCTGATTTGACAGGTATCCAGGCCGCACTTCAGGATGTTGGCGGCAATTACTATCAACAGGGCCTCACAGATTCCAGCTTGGGCACGATCGATGCTGGTTTTGCAGGTGAATATACAGTAACCTTTGATTACGGCTACCGACGCGATGCGGTAACAAATGGTGAAATACCGTTGAGAGTGGCGCTTTGGGATACGACCACATCCACTGAACTGGCCGCATCGAAAGTATATATAAGTGATCCCGGTGTAGGTACCAATTCTCTCACGCGAACTTCGCTAAATCTGTCATACGACAACACCGGACTTAGTGGCGATGGGTTGGCGGTGAGAATTACATACGCTGACAGCGGTTACCGAACCTACTATGCCACGGCACTTATCGACAATGTTGCTGTCGGGATTACAATCGATGACACAACGCCCCCGGCCGCTCCGACAGGTTTGACAGCGACACCGGGCGATGCAACTGTGACCCTTGACTGGGACGACAACAGCGAGACCGATTTGGCCAGTTACAATGTCTATCGCAGCACAACCAGCGGCACCGGATATGCCATTTTAGCCCAAGGTTTGCCCACCAGCGATTACACGGATAACTCGGTCTCAAACGGAACGACTTACTACTATGTTGCGACAGCAGTAGATACCAGCAATAATAAGTCGGCCTACTCAAGTCAAGTCTCAGCGACACCTCAAGCACAGCAGACAACGATGTACGTGCAGGCGATTGATCTGACTGTTGTTCAAGCTGGCGGTCCAAACCATAAAGGTCAAGCCATAGTGACAATTTACGACAATAATGCTCAGCCGCTCAGTGGAGCGACGGTCTATGGCACATTCACCGGCGACTACAACGAATCTGGTTCGACCGTGACTGATAGCAATGGCCAGGCAATGATGACCACTTCATCCAAAGCCAGAAATCCCAGCTTCACGTTCACGGTAGACGACGTGACAGCATCGGGATACACCTATGATGCTGCTTCAAATGTTCAAACCAGTGAGACTTACTAAACCTAATTGCAGTTAGTTAATTACTGGGTGGGCCGGTTTCGCAATCGGCCCACCTCTTACTATTGTTGATTGGAAAATATGTTTAAAATGGTTGCTAAACTAATCTTCAGCAAGTACTTTGTGAAGCCATGTTTTGCCATCTGTGAACACTGTTCTTTTGGGATTTGGACCATACTGTGCCGTAAGCTTAGTGAAAATCAACAACGAACAGAAAGGAAGGACCTTAAGATGCAAAAGAATGAATCGACAAACAACGAGCAGAACTTGAATGGCGTTATTATAATCAATCGCACTCAGATCAAGGATTACCTCGGCGGCATGGTCCGCCAGAACGTCGAAGAAACGCTCAACGCCATGCTGGATGCAGAGGCGGATCAGTTGTGCAACGCCAGGCGGTATGAACACACCGACAAGCGTACCGACGCTAGATCCGGCCATTACAAACGCAAGCTGCAGACCCGCACCGGCCAGGTGGAACTGAAGATGCCCAAGCTTCGAAAGACCACATTTGAAACGGCCATAATCGAACGCTGGCAGATCGAGCTGTTCTTTAAGACGATCAAGCAGAATTTCAAGATAAAGACTTTCGTCGGTGACCTGCCCCCATGGGGGCACCCCCAGAGAACATTAACTCGTGCAAAGGTAGCCTAACTGAAGGGAAGAAATAATTGTCGTTGAAGGGAATTAATAGTTGACGCTGGACACTTTCTGCAAAAACTGTAAGATCGTCATCAAATCGATTACAATCCCAACCTTCGCGGTTCTGGTAAAAAGTAATCGGCCGTATTCATTTTCCGGCTAAAATGACAGCAAAACATGCCATACATATGTATAAGCAAGTTGGTCTACTTCCTGCCACGTCTTTTTCAATACTTCTTCATCGCCAACGATTTTCGGATACTCCTGACGTTTGACTTCCCACGGAATGCACTCGCCCGGTTTCGGGACTATCTTCTTTTGTTCCTGGTCCATTAGTAAACTCCGTATTCTCGGGTGAACTCTGTCATTGCTTTTATATTTTCGACGTTGGTATCGTTTTGCATGATCGCGCTCGCGTCCATAATATAACCTCCGTCTTTTGCCACACCGTCTATAACCTCTTTGCACCTTTGTCTGACCTCGTCCGGCGTTCCATACGAAAGCAGGGCGTTAGGAATTCCGCCGCTGATACAGAACTTATCGCCAAGCACTTTATGAGCCTTGAAAATATCGCCCTGATCTACATGATAAACGATGCTGCGATCCGGCAGTTCAGTAAAAGCCTCCAGGTGATTATCCCAGTTACCTTCGGCATAGAACATCGTCTGGTGGCCGCTCTCCCATATAGCTTCGATAACCGGTTTCAATGTCGGCCAGTAAATATTATCAAATTGTTCCTGCGTTACAAATGGAGTGCATCCGCGATGCATCCAGAAACCCACAGGGAAGTTTGTTGCCGAACCCGCCGAGGCGATAGCATTATATGCAAGGTGAGGGATCAGTGCTTCACAGGCTTTTTTGACCTTTTCAGGTCTCTCCATAAGATCCATTGTAAGCCCGATGTAGCCCCGGAGTTTGTCGCCGATGATATCCAGCGGAGCCTTGAGCATACCCGCGATCGCAGGTACCGTTCCGCATTCTTTCCTCAGCCGTTCGCACTGCGGACCGAACGAACTAAAATAATTCAGCATCGCCATCCCGCCTCTCAGGAATGCCATATTATTGCGGAAAGAAGTTGGCTGGCCCGGAGCGGCAACATCAGTTGATGTACGTGGAAGCCATACATTCGCTAAAAAACCTGTGGGATCGGCGATCAGTTCATCATATTCGTCAGGCTTCATAAAAGCATCATCTTCGGACGGTTCACGGTACTGAAACGCCGTGTCGGCAGATATTTCCACACCCGGCATGGCGTAATACTTTGAACCGTTGGCCTGTGTGATCCCTGCCCAAACATAAACCATATTCGGACAAACAGCATCCCAGTCAAAATCTTTTGCGCAGATGCATGCTGCTTCAAAAGCCTTGTTGCAATCTTGGGATAACTCCTGACAGGTGAAACCGGTATATTTTGCAGTAAACTCAGCCACTAAAGGCCTGATTGGAACCATATCCGGCTTTTCGTTTTTCAACGCTGTCGTGTAACGTTTAAGGCGTTCCTGGTAAACCTTTTCCATGTCCATATGCGTGTCTCATTTCCATATAACGTTTATATTATGTTTTCATAAAGTAAGAATATTCAAACGGTATGTCAACTAGAAACTGGCTACAAAGTAAAGACAAGAAATGCACAGAAAACGGCTAAAACCTTAAGCATCACAGTGATCTGAAAAAAGATGAGCATATTCGTTTGCAGCAGGCATTACAGTTAAATGAACGGTAGTGTTTTCGAGGGAAGTAATGGCAAAGGCTCGGTGAGAGTTTAAGCCGGACTTAGGAACTTCAGAGGCCCAACAAGAATCGCGGAAAATCTCAGATAACTCGCTGCCTGAAGAATGAGCACGCGTTTACTTTTCCTTATCATTTTAAGCATCAAAACCGGAGCCAATTTATTGCCAGTGCTAATAGGTCCGACAATAAAATGCTGCCATCGTGGTCGATATCATAGAACAGAGCATCATTATTCGACCAGTGCTGTGCCAGAAGAGCGTAGTCTGCAAAATCAATGTTACCATCTGCATTCAAGTCCCCGGCATAATGTGTTGTAAATGACCAGGGGTCGCCAGTTATAATCATGGCGGAATCGACCTCATCAATGCGCCAGTAGTAGGTTGTATAGTAGTCCAGGATTCCGGGATCAAAGGTATTGGTGTCGTATTTGCCAAAATATGGAGGCGGATTTTCAGCACCAAAAAAGATGAGATGAGAGTCAGCAGTCGGTTTAGCTGTCCAGGTCAAATCTTTATTAAACGGTATTCTCAACGCCGAATCCTGTGGATTTGGATTTGTCGCTTTGAGTGAATCGCGACAGATTTGAAAGACCTGCTCAGCGGACAGAGCCATATTGTAAATCCGGACATCGTCAAGCAGACCTTCAAAGAATTTGTCGCCTCCGTAAAATGTCGATTGTCCGAAGTACAAAAGGCCGGGATCGTTGTTCAAAGATCCGCTCACCAGCACTTCAGTGCCAGATGCCACGCCGTTGAGATAAGCCTTCATAACACTGCCATCATAAGTTATCGCCACATGCTGCCACTGATTGTTGGTGTAAACTATGTCAATGCCATACCAACTTCTGTTTATGTTCAGCCAATGGTTGACTGTGTTCGACCCATCGAATTCCACAACATAGCTGCCATTATTAGCATCATCCCGTTTGGCGATAATATTCTGCCAACCAACGCCAAGATTGGTCGGCTTGACCCAGAATGCCAGGGTGATTTGACTTGGTGTAAGCGTATCATGATCCGGCACTTGCACATAATCGTCTATACCATCAAATTCAACAGCGCCATCAATTCTACCGTCCTGCGGCTGCCAGAGGGGGGCACCATTAACGCTGCCGTCATTGCTCCCCCGTTGGTCTGGGACAGTAGTTGAACCGGGCTCCTCATCCAGCATCCAATGACTGACCAAGTTCGGACCAGGATCGGTAACTTCAGGCGGTACTGTGCCGGTCGTATTCGGATCAATACTTGATGGTACTAATTTGAATGTTTCAATGGAATATGGCCCGACAGGAACAGTTACAGTTGTGTTGTCGCAGGGCATTGTCTGAATTGACTTCTCAATAATGCTGGTTTTCTCAGCACTGTCCATAGTGAAGAAGGTTTCGAAATCAGCGTTCGCCTGGTTCCCTTCAATATCGTAACAGCGAACAATAACGTTGTTTTCCTTATCACACTTTTTGACAGCGCTTATTAACACGTTGTCGGCAGAAACCGAGATAAAGCTTTTGCTTGGAGGCAACGGATTACCAGCATTGGATGTTTCCACGACAACCGGCCTGAGAGGGTTGTTCGCTTGAATGCCAAACCGGTATCCGTTTTTCCAGTCCCCCGGATGGGAAAGAATCGAAAATGCATAGTGGTGATCGCCGGCTTGCAAGTACCAGTTTCCTGCATAATGGCAACTTTTTCTTGAGGCAAGCAGGATCGGCTGCAAGAGATGGTTGGCCGCCGGATTTGTTGTCGGATCGACCCAGTCGCAGACTGCTACACTGGAGCTCATGGTCACCCCGAACTGGGCGTTGCTTGCTGTGATAAAGTTCTGGACTTCCCGTGGACGAACTTCTTTGCAAGGTTGACTGTAATCAGGTTTGCCGCCTGCTGCGCCAGAGAGTTCACTCTGCCCCACTTTCACAACACCCATTGGAACCTCATAGGCAATATTGCCGTCGGTCATATTAACAGGTAACGCCATACGGAACTCTCGGGACTCGGTACCATCCCAATTGAGCAGGGAAACTTCGCAATCGATTCGCTTGACATCATTGTAAATGATCAGCTTTTCTTCGACGGTACAATGAGTCAATGTCTGCTGCAAGCTGAAAACGGTTCGTACCGGACCGTTTTCCTGCTGTGTCCATACAGGGCTGTGGGCACCAACCTGATCAAACCCTTCCATGGTGGGCTGTTGAACCTCAGTAAACTCACCCGCCCCATTGCCGACGGACTGCATGGTAAAGACTTCCCCCCCCAGGAATTTACTGGTGTCAAGGACTTGTTTTTGCAGTTGCTTATCATAAATGCCTTGTACACCACCATTGCCAAGAGTGATAACATAATGCTGATTTTCAATCTGATTGCCTGTGATCGTCGCCGGTATTCCTGATGCCTTGGAACCTTGAACCAGGTAAAAGGTTTTATATCCAAGGGCCGGGACATTCTCGGCAACAAATGTGATATCCTTGGGGCTGTTGTCGACTAAAGACAGAACCTGGTGAGGCACGGTATTGCCCTCATGATCTTCCATATGAAAATACTCGTTTGGCAGACTGACTTCGACCTGAACCGGGTCGCTCCGCTGCCAGGAAAGGGCATTATAAACAACCACCGGCGTACCCCGGCTCTCATCTGTAGAAATTCGCGAAGTAATTTGATCAAGGGCATCATTAAGCATGGCCTGCCCTTGATCACGCGCAAATTCCAGTTTTTCCCTAAACACCTGATCGGTGACATCGCCGTTATTTCCACCCCAAC comes from the Anaerohalosphaera lusitana genome and includes:
- a CDS encoding uroporphyrinogen decarboxylase family protein, with amino-acid sequence MDMEKVYQERLKRYTTALKNEKPDMVPIRPLVAEFTAKYTGFTCQELSQDCNKAFEAACICAKDFDWDAVCPNMVYVWAGITQANGSKYYAMPGVEISADTAFQYREPSEDDAFMKPDEYDELIADPTGFLANVWLPRTSTDVAAPGQPTSFRNNMAFLRGGMAMLNYFSSFGPQCERLRKECGTVPAIAGMLKAPLDIIGDKLRGYIGLTMDLMERPEKVKKACEALIPHLAYNAIASAGSATNFPVGFWMHRGCTPFVTQEQFDNIYWPTLKPVIEAIWESGHQTMFYAEGNWDNHLEAFTELPDRSIVYHVDQGDIFKAHKVLGDKFCISGGIPNALLSYGTPDEVRQRCKEVIDGVAKDGGYIMDASAIMQNDTNVENIKAMTEFTREYGVY
- a CDS encoding fibronectin type III domain-containing protein, encoding MKHTINHKFAMVLVLLASSFAFSAPATLTQTVSDGSETITLRMTLESVRGSYFEVLMQNSSGTYDIHTPAEVSTYLGTVDEYPGAIAAGLLKSDGSLWARVYFDRGYTWYTLGSSKVGESGADTPIFAMPTLSTVTPGHAGTDTYLFDLGIDCDWRFYSGVGNSNVATCLEQVEFSTVQLKAIYLRDALIIPELGRVIIRASQAHCPYDGTSGTAILGLVQTEWETNHTDANRDLVACATPDIGGGVAWGGQQVGTSHGYSVNGINTWDGSFDGVMRHEIGHNWDVDDYHAGSPEYGTINCGNGYSRFSGPEVETILNTRDAKMSVLDNQGTYSTIAVPPYAALDSHDCYKRQDYTFAPLHNDFDANGETISLLSFDSTSKFGGSITLSAGTGPGGIDELIYSPPQTASGIDHFYYTIIDSAGSTATGVFLAKLPDLEPFELYVANSDFEAGGWASEYGTSPSGWVSDPPLTGSGAGNYGQTMPDLTGIQAALQDVGGNYYQQVIDYSGAGAVDAGTEDEYAVTFDYGYRRDATTNGDITLRVALWDTTASTELVGYDLVITDPGVGINSLSTTTINLAYDNTALSGHELAVRFTHAGNGTRTWSATALIDNVSIVSPGQPGWYTDPVVEVGALDNTAYSSSLADDAADPENDPLTFTKVTGPAWLTVASNGDLSGTPSASDIGLNVWTVEVTDGTNPPVPAELHITVSYKVTVLNGGFESNTWYSEQGTSPANWISDPPLSGSVSGNYGQSMPDLTGIQAALQDVGGNYYQQGLTDSSLGTIDAGFAGEYTVTFDYGYRRDAVTNGEIPLRVALWDTTTSTELAASKVYISDPGVGTNSLTRTSLNLSYDNTGLSGDGLAVRITYADSGYRTYYATALIDNVAVGITIDDTTPPAAPTGLTATPGDATVTLDWDDNSETDLASYNVYRSTTSGTGYAILAQGLPTSDYTDNSVSNGTTYYYVATAVDTSNNKSAYSSQVSATPQAQQTTMYVQAIDLTVVQAGGPNHKGQAIVTIYDNNAQPLSGATVYGTFTGDYNESGSTVTDSNGQAMMTTSSKARNPSFTFTVDDVTASGYTYDAASNVQTSETY
- a CDS encoding Ig-like domain-containing protein; its protein translation is MTLESVRGSYFEVLAQNSSGNYDIHTPAEVRTYIGTVDEYPGAIAAGLLKSDGNLWARVYFDRGYTWYTLGSSVVGGSGGDTPIFVMPTLSTVTPGHAGTDTYLFDLGIDCDWRFYSGVGNSNVATCLEQVEFSTVQLKAIYLRDALIIPALGRVIIRASQAHCPYDGTSGTAILGLVQAEWNNNHHVIRDLVACVTPAIGGGVAWGGQQVGTAWGYTVNGINTWDGSFDGVMRHEIGHNWDVDDYHADSPEYGTINCGNGYGRFSGPEVETIFNTRDARMSVLDNQGTYSTVPVPPYAALDSHDCYNREDYTFAPLYNDFDANGETISLHSFDPVSKFGGSITLSAGTGPDGLDELIYSPPQTASGIDHFYYTIIDSAGSTATGVFLARLPDLEPFELYVANSDFEAGGWASEYGTSPSGWVSDPPLSGDRRGNYGESLDGIEGIVAALQDAGGNYYQQSLLYAGKGPIDAGSSGRFDITFDYGYRRDATTNGDIKLRVGLWNKTTSTELAGYDLVIGDPGVGANSLSRTTVNLSYDNTGLNGDELALRFTHTGDGSRSWSATALIDNVDIVMPGSPQWLVDPVKESNGIVNQAYWSTVSNDAVDPEKDSLTFIKVSGPSWLTIASNGALSGTPDASDVGLNVWTVEVTDGTNPPVSATLKITVDYEVFLANKGFEYNTWDSNYGTSPQGWLSDPPLSGNRAGNYGETIIGLPGTVAALQDAGANYYQQALTNSSQGNLDAGTSSKYAVTFDYGYRRDVTTNGDIVLRVALWDTTASTELAGSDLIIIDPGPGANFLSRATVNLSYDNTGLEGHGLAVRFTYADKGYRGWSATALLNNVTVGIPDFTPPEAPTGLLTVTSGGTVSLDWNDSNADGVAAFNIYRSELQDGLFAKIAAAPVSYYEDSGLIEGKTYFYYVTALDKSYNESAESNKAYASLRTPGDLDGDGRVDFADLSLFAGNWLATDCWYCDGADLDSNGRVDFDDLTILAENWLSE